A stretch of Zonotrichia leucophrys gambelii isolate GWCS_2022_RI chromosome 19, RI_Zleu_2.0, whole genome shotgun sequence DNA encodes these proteins:
- the MDH2 gene encoding malate dehydrogenase, mitochondrial, translated as MLSRLSTATALRRGIATSAQNHAKVAVLGASGGIGQPLSLLLKNSPLVSKLSLYDIAHTPGVAADLSHIETKASVKGYMGPEQLPECLKGCDVVVIPAGVPRKPGMTRDDLFNTNASIVASLTTACAKHCPEAMICIISNPVNSTIPITSEVFKKHGVYNPNKIFGVTTLDIVRANTFVAELKGLDPARVAVPVIGGHAGKTIIPLISQCTPKVEFPQDQLEKLTARIQEAGTEVVQAKAGAGSATLSMAYAGARFAFSLLEAMSGKQGVVECAFVRSDVTEVPYFSTPLQLGKKGIEKNLGLGKLSPFEEKMVAAAMSELKGSIKKGEEFAKNFK; from the exons ATGCTGTCCCGCCTCAGCACCGCCACTGCCCTGCGCCGCGGCATCGCCACCTCCGCGCAG AACCATGCCAAGGTGGCCGTGCTGGGGGCCTCGGGGGGCATCGGGCAGCCGCTGTCGCTGCTGCTCAAGAACAGCCCCCTGGTGAGCAAGCTGAGCCTCTACGACATCGCTCACACGCCGGGCGTGGCCGCCGACCTGAGCCACATCGAGACCAAAGCCAGCGTCAAAG GCTACATGGGACCTGAGCAGTTGCCAGAATGTCTGAAGGGCTGTGATGTTGTTGTTATTCCAGCAGGAGTCCCAAGAAAACCAG GTATGACCCGTGACGACCTGTTCAACACCAATGCCAGCATTGTTGCCTCTTTGACAACTGCCTGTGCAAAGCACTGTCCAGAAGCCATGATCTGTATCATTTCTAACCCA GTAAATTCAACCATCCCAATAACTTCAGAGGTCTTCAAGAAGCACGGTGTGTACAACCCCAACAAAATCTTTGGTGTTACAACACTGGACATCGTCAGAGCGAATACTTTTGTGGCTGAACTCAAG GGCTTGGATCCAGCTCGAGTAGCTGTGCCAGTTATTGGTGGCCATGCTGGGAAGACCATCATCCCTCTGATCTCTCAG TGCACACCAAAAGTGGAGTTTCCTCAGGATCAGCTGGAGAAGCTTACAGCAAGAATTCAAGAAGCTGGGACTGAAGTTGTCCAAGCTAAAGCAGGAGCAG GATCTGCCACCTTGTCCATGGCCTATGCTGGTGCTCGATTTGCATTCTCCCTGTTGGAGGCCATGAGTGGAAAGCAGGGGGTTGTTGAATGTGCCTTTGTTCGGTCGGATGTGACAGAGGTGCCCTACTTCTCTACACCTCTGCAGCTTGGG AAAAAAGGAATTGAGAAGAACCTAGGCCTTGGCAAGCTCTCCCCCTTTGAAGAGAAGATGGTTGCTGCAGCCATGTCTGAGCTGAAGGGCTCTATTAAGAAAGGAGAGGAATTTGCAAAGAACTTCAAGTGA